One stretch of Siphonobacter curvatus DNA includes these proteins:
- a CDS encoding DUF4136 domain-containing protein, whose product MRILTTLALGAVLTSCSYSNVKSRTDDQADLKAYKTYNFMDVELQGAERDSVTNTAMNEIKQAVAREMNARGYQTYGKPDLLINIGLVIQEKTQTRQTDIREAPRYIGQRRYSWKSETVPVGQYKEGTLSVELVDAQQNKMVWDAVGSTVLNKRSRQPEQIDKAVSKLFDKFPVPVK is encoded by the coding sequence ATGAGAATACTTACCACCTTAGCCTTAGGAGCAGTCCTGACGTCCTGTTCGTACTCGAATGTGAAAAGCCGTACCGACGATCAGGCAGATTTGAAAGCCTATAAGACCTACAATTTCATGGATGTGGAGTTACAGGGAGCCGAACGGGATTCGGTGACGAATACTGCCATGAATGAAATTAAACAGGCCGTTGCCCGGGAAATGAACGCCCGCGGGTATCAGACCTATGGGAAACCAGACTTGCTGATCAACATTGGACTGGTGATTCAGGAGAAAACGCAGACCCGTCAGACCGACATTCGGGAAGCTCCGCGATACATCGGGCAACGGCGTTATTCCTGGAAAAGTGAAACCGTACCCGTTGGTCAATATAAAGAAGGAACGCTGTCCGTGGAGCTGGTAGATGCCCAGCAGAATAAAATGGTCTGGGATGCGGTCGGCTCAACTGTATTGAATAAACGTAGCCGTCAGCCCGAGCAAATCGATAAGGCCGTATCAAAACTTTTCGATAAGTTTCCTGTACCAGTGAAGTAA
- a CDS encoding tyrosine-type recombinase/integrase, producing the protein MVSYFLQHIKYEKRLSEHTLTAYRSDMEQLSQYLLESYELDAPEKADFQMLRSWVASLAEKKLDNRSINRKIATLRTFYGFLLRKRVITNDPMLSIKALKTDRTLPTFVREQEMTTLLDDITFTDDFTGVRDKLVLELLYGTGMRLTELITLKDADLDAYERTLTVLGKRNKYRILPLSASLYKLIRQFQNFKQETFNGSCEDVLIVSDLGNKAYPVMIQRIVKRYLTLVSSLEKRSPHVLRHSFATHLLNRGADLNAIKDLLGHSSLAATQVYTHNSIEKLKEAYQQAHPKA; encoded by the coding sequence ATGGTCTCTTATTTTCTTCAACATATTAAATACGAAAAGCGATTGAGCGAACATACGCTGACGGCGTACCGATCAGATATGGAACAACTCTCGCAGTATCTCCTAGAGAGTTACGAACTGGATGCTCCCGAAAAGGCAGACTTTCAAATGCTCCGTTCATGGGTAGCAAGCCTGGCAGAAAAGAAACTCGATAACCGCTCGATTAACCGTAAAATCGCTACGTTACGGACTTTTTACGGATTTCTGCTACGAAAACGCGTCATTACCAATGACCCCATGCTGTCAATCAAGGCATTAAAAACGGACCGTACGCTGCCTACGTTCGTTCGGGAACAGGAAATGACGACCTTGCTCGATGACATTACCTTCACCGACGATTTCACCGGCGTACGGGATAAACTCGTTCTGGAACTACTCTACGGAACGGGCATGCGTTTAACCGAGTTGATAACACTAAAGGATGCCGACCTGGATGCGTATGAGCGTACGCTAACCGTTCTGGGTAAACGTAACAAGTACCGGATCCTGCCACTGTCCGCTTCCTTGTATAAACTGATTCGTCAGTTCCAGAACTTCAAGCAGGAAACCTTCAATGGCTCCTGTGAGGATGTACTCATTGTTTCTGATTTGGGAAATAAAGCCTATCCGGTTATGATTCAACGGATTGTCAAGCGATACCTCACGCTGGTTTCTTCCCTGGAAAAACGCAGTCCGCACGTTCTACGCCACAGCTTTGCCACGCACCTGCTGAACCGGGGAGCTGACCTCAACGCGATCAAAGATTTACTGGGTCATAGTTCACTGGCTGCCACGCAGGTCTATACGCACAATTCCATCGAGAAACTCAAAGAGGCTTACCAGCAGGCTCATCCCAAGGCCTAG
- a CDS encoding glycoside hydrolase family 9 protein yields MNRILLLFFVFLSWTAYSQPKAWIRISQLGYLESSVKVAVLVSKVPLSCTEFEIYDARTQQRTGRLRTVKGYGSYGAFAASYRLNFSTIQKPGRYYLKAAGVQSPEFRIDNAVYDGTADFTLQYMRQQRSNYNPFLKDTCHRSDGFIVYHPDPKKDSTHLNVSGGWHDASDYLQYLPTSANATFQLLFAYYKNPKSFGDTHDAWGNPGANGIPDVVDEAKWGLDWLLKMNPAPGEYYNQIADDRDHQGFRLPNHDSVRYASNQGLSRPVYFITGKPQGAFKYKNRTQGVASSAGKFASAFALGSIVLQKFDPLYAQQLIGKARQAYAFGKQFPGTTQTAPGRAPYFYEEDNYVDDMELAAATLAQLEKAETYHQEAFNFAKSEPVTPWMGADTARHYQWYPFVNLGHYFGAKYNGAEQGTYRKYMKEGIEKVYQRGQKNAFLNGVPFIWCSNNLTVGILTQLRLYRELTKDSQYDELEAALRDWLFGCNPWGTSMICDLPESGTAPKDPHSSFTQLGPYKISGGLVDGPIYGSIWNKLIGIKLNEADEFAEFQSATVVYHDDFGDYSTNEPTMDGTASLSYYLSALQAEGALKKKSR; encoded by the coding sequence ATGAACCGAATCCTACTGCTCTTCTTCGTTTTTCTTTCCTGGACTGCCTACAGTCAACCTAAAGCCTGGATTCGAATCAGTCAGTTAGGCTACCTGGAATCATCGGTGAAAGTGGCGGTGCTCGTGAGTAAAGTACCCCTTTCCTGTACCGAGTTTGAAATCTACGATGCTCGCACGCAGCAACGTACGGGCCGTCTGCGTACCGTGAAAGGATACGGTAGTTATGGAGCTTTCGCTGCGTCCTATCGGCTCAATTTTTCAACGATTCAAAAACCCGGTCGGTATTACCTTAAAGCCGCTGGGGTACAATCGCCGGAGTTTCGCATTGACAATGCCGTATACGATGGAACGGCAGATTTTACGTTACAGTACATGCGGCAGCAACGCAGTAATTATAACCCTTTTCTAAAAGATACCTGTCACCGTTCGGATGGCTTCATTGTGTATCACCCGGATCCTAAAAAGGATTCTACCCATCTGAACGTCTCGGGGGGCTGGCACGATGCTTCTGATTATTTACAGTACCTGCCGACTTCGGCCAATGCTACGTTTCAACTGTTGTTTGCCTATTACAAGAACCCGAAAAGTTTTGGCGATACGCACGACGCCTGGGGTAATCCCGGAGCCAATGGTATTCCCGATGTCGTGGACGAAGCGAAATGGGGGCTTGACTGGCTCCTGAAAATGAACCCCGCTCCGGGCGAATACTACAACCAGATTGCCGATGACCGGGATCATCAGGGCTTTCGGCTGCCGAACCATGACTCGGTTCGATACGCAAGTAATCAGGGTTTATCCCGGCCCGTGTATTTTATTACCGGAAAACCGCAGGGGGCGTTTAAATACAAAAACCGAACGCAGGGCGTCGCTTCTTCCGCCGGGAAATTTGCTTCCGCTTTCGCTCTGGGCAGTATCGTCCTGCAAAAATTTGATCCGCTGTACGCTCAACAACTGATCGGAAAAGCCCGGCAAGCCTACGCTTTTGGAAAGCAGTTTCCGGGTACTACCCAGACGGCCCCCGGTCGGGCTCCTTATTTCTACGAAGAAGACAATTACGTGGATGATATGGAACTGGCCGCCGCAACGCTGGCTCAACTGGAAAAAGCCGAGACGTATCATCAGGAAGCCTTCAACTTCGCTAAGTCCGAACCTGTGACCCCTTGGATGGGAGCCGATACGGCCCGTCATTACCAGTGGTACCCGTTTGTCAATCTGGGCCATTACTTCGGAGCAAAGTACAACGGAGCGGAGCAGGGTACTTATCGCAAATACATGAAAGAAGGGATTGAGAAGGTATACCAGCGGGGGCAGAAAAACGCTTTTCTCAATGGTGTGCCCTTCATCTGGTGTTCCAATAATCTGACCGTTGGTATACTGACGCAACTTCGTTTGTACCGCGAACTGACCAAAGATTCGCAGTATGATGAACTGGAAGCCGCTCTCCGCGACTGGCTATTTGGCTGTAATCCCTGGGGGACAAGCATGATCTGCGACCTGCCCGAATCGGGTACAGCTCCCAAAGACCCTCACTCGTCGTTCACACAACTGGGCCCTTATAAGATTTCGGGAGGCTTGGTAGACGGCCCCATTTACGGCAGTATCTGGAATAAGCTCATTGGTATTAAACTCAACGAAGCTGACGAGTTTGCTGAATTTCAATCGGCAACGGTTGTATACCACGATGATTTCGGGGATTACTCGACCAATGAACCTACGATGGATGGTACAGCCAGCCTGAGTTATTATCTGTCGGCTTTGCAGGCGGAGGGTGCGTTAAAAAAAAAGTCCCGATAA
- a CDS encoding SDR family NAD(P)-dependent oxidoreductase: MKTTEQTALITGASSGIGYELAKVFAQNGYNLVLVARNTDRLNEIANELRDQHGLETVIVIGKDLTQPNAPQEVYDEVKGFGVDINILVNDAGMGEYGLFATETDLDKELSIIKLNVVALVHLSKLFLKDMVRVNEGKILNLASVVSLMPNPYMAVYGATKAFVLSFTEALRNELKDTSITVTALLPGATNTDFFNKAGAEGTRAHQQAQTADPAKVAADGYAALMKGNDKVVSGLMNKTQALLSNVLPDQLTSQTMRKLMERPDESEESKTPSTASTLISLAVIAGGLYWAYTKYGLPGVLKKVNIE, translated from the coding sequence ATGAAAACAACGGAACAAACGGCTCTGATCACCGGAGCCTCCAGTGGAATCGGTTACGAACTCGCCAAAGTCTTCGCCCAAAACGGTTATAATCTGGTACTGGTGGCCCGTAATACGGATCGTCTCAACGAAATCGCCAATGAATTACGTGACCAGCACGGACTGGAAACGGTGATTGTCATCGGAAAAGATCTGACACAGCCGAATGCTCCCCAAGAAGTATACGATGAAGTCAAAGGCTTTGGTGTAGACATTAATATCCTCGTCAATGACGCGGGTATGGGTGAATACGGCCTTTTTGCTACCGAAACGGATCTGGACAAAGAACTGTCCATCATCAAACTTAACGTGGTAGCTCTGGTACATTTGAGCAAGCTGTTCCTGAAAGATATGGTACGCGTGAACGAGGGTAAAATCCTGAACCTTGCCTCCGTGGTATCGCTCATGCCTAATCCGTACATGGCCGTTTACGGGGCTACGAAAGCCTTTGTTCTTTCCTTCACCGAAGCTTTACGCAATGAATTAAAAGACACGAGCATTACCGTGACTGCGTTGCTGCCCGGTGCTACCAATACTGATTTCTTTAATAAAGCTGGAGCCGAAGGTACGCGGGCTCATCAACAGGCTCAGACCGCCGATCCGGCGAAAGTAGCCGCTGATGGGTACGCCGCTCTGATGAAAGGCAACGATAAAGTAGTTTCCGGCCTGATGAACAAAACGCAGGCTCTGTTATCCAACGTTCTCCCCGATCAGCTGACGTCCCAGACCATGCGAAAACTAATGGAACGTCCCGACGAGTCGGAAGAATCCAAAACACCTTCGACGGCATCCACACTGATCTCACTGGCCGTGATTGCCGGAGGTCTGTACTGGGCTTATACTAAATACGGATTACCCGGCGTATTGAAGAAAGTAAATATCGAATAA
- a CDS encoding 2-hydroxyacid dehydrogenase, with protein MNIAFFSTKAYDKESFDRYRSTFDLTYFEVPLQEHTLKLAEGFEAICVFVNDHLTASIINQLADGGLKIIALRCAGFNNVDLDAARNRGVKVVRVPAYSPEAVAEHALALILALNRKTHKAYNRVREGNFSLERLMGFNLHGKTIGVIGTGLIGAAFARTMQALGCRLLAYDVVENPDLPLAEYVKMEELLGQSDVISLHCPLTEATKYLIREETIAAMKDGVMLINTSRGGLIHTKDVIEGLKTGKIGYLGIDVYEQEEHLFFRDWSEQIIQDDLIGRLMSFPNVLITAHQAFLTQEALQQIASVTIQNLQEYAEGRHLKNQLN; from the coding sequence ATGAATATTGCCTTTTTCAGTACCAAAGCCTACGATAAAGAATCCTTCGACCGCTATCGCTCGACGTTTGACCTGACGTATTTTGAAGTGCCGCTTCAGGAGCATACGCTGAAACTGGCGGAAGGCTTCGAAGCCATTTGTGTATTCGTCAACGATCATCTGACGGCGTCCATTATTAATCAATTGGCCGATGGGGGATTGAAAATCATAGCCTTACGCTGTGCGGGCTTCAACAATGTGGATCTGGACGCTGCCCGCAATCGGGGCGTGAAAGTGGTACGGGTTCCCGCGTACTCGCCCGAGGCCGTAGCCGAACACGCACTGGCCCTGATTCTGGCTCTAAACCGAAAAACGCATAAAGCTTATAACCGGGTTCGGGAAGGGAATTTCTCGCTGGAACGGCTGATGGGCTTTAACCTCCACGGAAAAACCATTGGCGTGATTGGTACCGGATTGATTGGTGCCGCCTTTGCCCGTACCATGCAAGCCCTGGGGTGCCGGTTGCTGGCGTACGATGTGGTCGAAAATCCGGATTTGCCGCTGGCGGAATACGTGAAAATGGAAGAATTACTGGGCCAGTCGGATGTTATTTCCCTGCATTGCCCACTGACCGAAGCTACGAAGTACCTCATTCGCGAAGAAACCATTGCCGCCATGAAGGACGGTGTCATGCTCATCAATACCAGTCGGGGCGGACTCATTCACACCAAAGACGTCATTGAAGGTTTGAAGACCGGAAAGATTGGGTATCTGGGAATTGATGTATACGAACAGGAAGAACATCTGTTTTTCCGGGACTGGTCGGAACAAATCATTCAGGACGATTTAATTGGCCGACTCATGAGTTTCCCCAATGTACTCATCACAGCTCACCAGGCCTTTCTGACCCAAGAAGCACTCCAACAAATCGCTAGCGTAACCATCCAGAATTTACAGGAGTATGCGGAAGGTCGTCATCTGAAAAACCAGCTGAATTAA
- a CDS encoding enoyl-CoA hydratase/isomerase family protein, with the protein MNTLQYEVRNQVAYLTMHRPEVYHALSPELLGELNQAFKQADSEERIRVIVLTGSGSKAFCSGGDLKLGIKESEGMGQILREHYIPLIQTMRRLPKPIIARLNGVAVGAGAALALACDVRIAADHASMAQLFIQIGLIPDAGTTFFLPRLVGLQQAFELASTGKTLTAVECHRCGLVNEVVSGGQLDESVSRWTEYYAQAPTLAIGYLKQLLNESMTSTLDTMLSREAECQELLGKTEDVAEGLSAFLQKRKPNFQGK; encoded by the coding sequence ATGAATACCTTGCAATACGAAGTTCGAAATCAAGTAGCCTACCTTACGATGCATCGCCCTGAGGTATATCATGCCTTAAGTCCTGAGCTACTGGGGGAATTAAACCAAGCCTTTAAACAAGCTGATTCTGAAGAACGTATACGCGTAATCGTGTTAACAGGTTCCGGTTCCAAGGCTTTTTGTTCCGGGGGTGATTTAAAACTCGGAATAAAAGAGTCCGAGGGGATGGGCCAGATCTTACGGGAGCACTATATACCACTCATTCAAACCATGCGAAGGTTACCCAAACCGATCATTGCCCGCCTGAATGGGGTAGCGGTAGGAGCAGGGGCAGCCCTGGCACTGGCCTGCGACGTCCGGATAGCGGCTGATCATGCGAGTATGGCCCAGCTTTTTATTCAAATCGGACTGATTCCGGATGCGGGTACTACCTTTTTTCTACCTCGACTAGTAGGCCTTCAACAAGCGTTTGAATTAGCAAGTACGGGAAAGACACTAACGGCCGTGGAATGTCATCGGTGTGGGTTGGTGAATGAAGTAGTATCCGGCGGACAGCTGGATGAGTCGGTCAGTCGCTGGACAGAGTACTATGCCCAGGCTCCGACGTTAGCCATTGGTTATTTAAAACAACTGCTGAATGAATCTATGACCTCAACGCTGGATACCATGCTCAGCCGGGAAGCTGAATGTCAGGAACTACTGGGAAAGACCGAGGATGTAGCCGAGGGTTTAAGTGCTTTCCTGCAAAAGCGGAAGCCAAACTTCCAGGGAAAATAA
- a CDS encoding polysaccharide deacetylase family protein gives MFSAHDRAEGAEYIRRVLKKNRIPGHFFLTGAFLRNPEFRKLIKDLKRDGHYIGSHSDQHLLYCDWTHRDSLLVSQEAFNTDLRASYQALATFGIRKAPWFLPPYEWYNQKIVDWCQEQGLHVINFTPGTGTNADYTWPGLPNYRSSDTLLVRLFRYDDQQSLKGAFLLIHPGTDPRRTDKFYHLLDSTILPTLRKRGYRFGRLPDQPFH, from the coding sequence TTGTTTTCAGCCCACGACCGGGCCGAAGGAGCGGAATACATTCGCAGGGTATTGAAGAAAAACCGGATTCCCGGCCATTTTTTCCTGACGGGTGCTTTCCTGCGAAATCCGGAGTTCCGCAAACTAATCAAGGATTTAAAACGGGACGGGCACTACATCGGAAGCCATTCCGACCAGCATCTGCTCTACTGCGACTGGACTCATCGCGATTCCCTGTTGGTATCCCAGGAAGCGTTTAACACCGATTTACGGGCCAGCTATCAGGCACTGGCAACGTTCGGTATACGGAAGGCTCCGTGGTTTTTGCCGCCGTACGAGTGGTATAATCAAAAGATTGTGGACTGGTGTCAGGAACAGGGGCTGCACGTCATCAATTTTACGCCCGGCACGGGTACCAATGCTGATTATACCTGGCCCGGCTTGCCTAATTACCGTTCCAGTGATACGCTTTTGGTCCGGCTTTTTCGCTACGATGACCAACAGTCGCTAAAGGGAGCTTTTCTGCTGATTCACCCCGGTACGGACCCCAGGCGTACGGATAAGTTTTATCATTTGCTGGATTCGACCATTCTGCCAACTTTGCGGAAACGCGGGTATCGGTTTGGACGATTGCCTGATCAACCTTTTCATTGA
- a CDS encoding glycoside hydrolase family 88/105 protein gives MRVTLLCIGLLTAGFFDASADRVPKKDDVFSSKYIKETMVKVTDWQLSHPKHSPTDWTNGAFYSGVFAAYETTKSSRILDSLMAMGERNHWLPGSRFDHADDIAICQTYIDLYRIKKDRRMIQATIDSVQKVRRVPGREIKNHGITWWWCDALFMAPPVLVKLSQTLKDPSYLTQNDTLFKQTYDLLYNSEERLYARDASYLVNSQGEGKREANGKKVFWSRGNGWVMGGLVKVLQELPKNHPTRDFYLTQYKQMSDRLASLQQADGLWRSSLLDPDSFPGGEGSGTGFDCYALAWGVNQGILDKAKFKPVVQKAWQGLNTLLNPEGKVGWVQPIGADPRRNFSAESWEVYGAGAYLLAGSEVIKMKW, from the coding sequence ATGCGAGTAACCCTGCTTTGCATCGGTCTGCTTACGGCCGGCTTTTTCGACGCATCCGCTGATCGAGTCCCTAAAAAGGATGATGTTTTTTCCAGTAAATACATTAAGGAAACGATGGTAAAAGTGACCGACTGGCAGTTGAGTCACCCGAAACACAGCCCAACCGACTGGACCAACGGAGCCTTCTATTCCGGCGTTTTCGCGGCATACGAAACCACAAAATCGTCCCGTATTTTAGATTCTTTGATGGCCATGGGAGAACGAAACCACTGGCTGCCGGGATCGCGTTTTGATCATGCCGATGACATTGCGATTTGCCAGACCTATATTGACCTGTATCGTATTAAGAAAGATCGGCGGATGATTCAGGCGACGATTGATTCCGTACAGAAAGTTCGCCGTGTACCGGGCCGGGAGATTAAAAATCACGGCATTACCTGGTGGTGGTGCGATGCCCTGTTCATGGCTCCTCCCGTACTGGTCAAACTCAGTCAGACGCTCAAGGACCCTTCGTATCTGACGCAAAATGACACCCTTTTCAAGCAGACGTACGATTTATTGTACAATTCCGAAGAACGCCTCTACGCCCGCGATGCTTCCTATCTGGTCAACAGCCAAGGTGAAGGAAAACGCGAAGCGAATGGTAAAAAGGTGTTCTGGTCACGGGGGAATGGCTGGGTCATGGGTGGTCTGGTGAAGGTGTTACAGGAATTACCGAAAAACCATCCTACCCGGGACTTCTATTTGACGCAGTACAAACAAATGAGCGACCGCCTGGCCTCCTTGCAACAGGCGGACGGCTTATGGCGTTCGAGCCTCCTCGATCCGGACTCTTTTCCGGGTGGTGAAGGCAGCGGTACGGGTTTCGATTGTTATGCCTTGGCCTGGGGTGTTAATCAAGGCATTCTGGACAAGGCCAAATTCAAACCCGTCGTACAGAAAGCCTGGCAGGGCCTCAATACCCTGCTCAATCCGGAAGGTAAAGTGGGTTGGGTACAGCCCATCGGAGCCGATCCTCGCCGTAACTTCAGTGCCGAAAGCTGGGAAGTATACGGAGCCGGAGCTTATCTGTTAGCCGGTTCGGAAGTCATCAAGATGAAATGGTAA
- a CDS encoding PAS domain-containing hybrid sensor histidine kinase/response regulator, which translates to MMEDVNQSEEKSGEKGLQAEKSAPASQNPLAQQAAVVQTTTAKPIVWTRSDQLPYGLLIENEAREIVYINQSYCDIFEIKVAANALIGQTIDKIFEEHISRFDIDETALEQLREFIPKRQIVENFTLPIAEDKVIRIDFIPLDTKGSENWHVWKFQISNKNYASPQNLKEIEENYWSIIEKMDLGILEVDTEERIVRAHDRFCRMVGYTSQELVGKHTSELLLLDAYTDFVNAQSKTRVEGKTSSYEIPLRCKDGSIIWAIVNGAPIYDAEGKVVGSVGIHYDNTERKRLLNDLGLAKKAAEAAQHAEKQFLANMSHEIRTPLNAIIGMTHLLYDTQVSAEQKEYLEILQSSSRILQNLLTDILDISALENGTLPVQLKEFDIKGLLTALHRIYELQNNKKDVEISLNIDPNLARQVYGSERLIYQIVSKLLNNAYKFTEQGKIELKVKQVQQTNETIAIQFEIRDTGVGIDEDKLEVIFEKFKQLPNETGYKFQGAGLGLALVKHLINLLGGSITVYTKKGEGTRFIFQLPFKKINFVKSEYQVPTVNTTQKILVVEDNLMNRKYVGGLLDKWHISYKIVTDGQEAIRIIENENFDLILMDIQMPFLDGYETTLMIRSTQNINQNIPIVALTASAMQEQKEQALKVGMTDFLAKPFTPKQLLEKISMYLSPSDTHEMEEQKWQYHPELDSVYLHELYGEEWTYAYEMFQTFRDEVLPEYTHLTPLVQQQNWESLAREAHKLNPPLAMVGLTSLQKYLKSIEVQLTHDNNPEGIPEKINFFQTELSRMAIILAEEVNRLAFKTAAQ; encoded by the coding sequence ATGATGGAAGACGTTAATCAATCAGAAGAAAAATCGGGGGAAAAGGGTCTGCAAGCCGAAAAATCAGCTCCTGCGTCTCAAAACCCCCTTGCTCAGCAAGCCGCAGTCGTCCAGACCACGACTGCAAAACCTATTGTATGGACTAGAAGTGATCAGCTTCCTTATGGCTTGTTGATTGAAAACGAGGCTAGAGAGATTGTTTATATTAATCAAAGTTATTGCGATATTTTCGAGATAAAAGTTGCTGCTAATGCACTAATTGGACAAACCATTGATAAGATTTTTGAAGAACATATTAGTCGATTCGATATTGACGAAACGGCCTTAGAACAGCTTCGGGAATTTATTCCTAAACGTCAGATTGTTGAGAATTTTACGCTCCCTATTGCTGAAGATAAAGTGATCCGGATTGACTTTATACCGCTGGATACAAAAGGTAGTGAAAACTGGCACGTGTGGAAATTTCAGATAAGTAATAAGAATTACGCTTCGCCTCAAAACTTAAAGGAAATTGAAGAGAATTACTGGTCGATTATTGAAAAGATGGACCTGGGTATATTAGAAGTCGATACGGAAGAACGAATCGTTAGAGCTCATGACCGTTTTTGCCGAATGGTAGGCTATACAAGTCAAGAATTAGTGGGAAAACATACCTCTGAGCTATTACTATTGGATGCGTATACTGACTTTGTGAATGCACAAAGTAAAACTCGTGTTGAAGGAAAAACCAGTAGTTACGAAATACCTTTACGTTGCAAAGATGGAAGCATTATTTGGGCAATTGTAAACGGAGCTCCTATTTACGATGCTGAAGGAAAAGTAGTTGGCTCTGTAGGAATTCATTACGATAATACTGAACGTAAAAGACTGCTCAATGATCTTGGATTGGCTAAGAAAGCTGCGGAAGCTGCACAACACGCAGAAAAGCAATTTCTTGCTAATATGAGCCATGAAATTCGTACACCGCTGAATGCGATCATAGGCATGACGCATTTGCTTTACGATACACAGGTTAGTGCTGAACAGAAAGAATACTTAGAAATACTTCAATCTTCTTCCCGAATATTACAAAATTTATTAACGGATATTTTGGATATTTCTGCTCTGGAAAATGGTACACTTCCCGTGCAGTTGAAAGAATTTGATATCAAAGGATTACTGACCGCCTTGCACCGGATCTATGAGTTACAAAATAATAAAAAGGACGTCGAGATATCTCTCAATATTGATCCAAATTTAGCTAGGCAAGTATATGGAAGTGAACGTCTGATTTATCAAATCGTGTCAAAGCTCCTAAACAATGCCTACAAGTTTACGGAACAGGGAAAGATTGAACTAAAAGTAAAGCAAGTACAGCAGACGAACGAAACCATTGCCATTCAATTTGAAATTCGGGATACCGGTGTCGGAATTGATGAGGATAAACTCGAAGTAATCTTTGAGAAGTTTAAACAACTGCCGAACGAAACCGGCTATAAATTTCAGGGGGCAGGGTTAGGTCTAGCTCTCGTCAAACACCTGATCAATCTGCTTGGGGGGAGTATAACGGTGTATACGAAAAAAGGCGAGGGAACGCGATTTATCTTTCAATTACCGTTTAAGAAAATTAACTTTGTTAAATCGGAGTATCAAGTACCTACGGTGAATACTACTCAGAAGATCCTCGTGGTTGAGGATAATCTGATGAATCGCAAGTACGTAGGGGGGCTACTCGACAAATGGCATATATCCTATAAAATCGTTACGGACGGGCAGGAAGCCATTCGAATCATTGAGAACGAAAATTTTGATTTAATCCTGATGGATATTCAGATGCCATTTTTAGATGGCTATGAAACGACCCTTATGATTAGATCTACTCAAAACATTAACCAAAACATTCCTATTGTAGCTCTCACTGCTTCGGCAATGCAAGAACAGAAGGAACAAGCCCTGAAGGTGGGTATGACCGATTTCCTGGCTAAACCTTTTACCCCTAAACAACTTCTGGAGAAAATCTCAATGTATCTTTCTCCATCAGATACGCACGAGATGGAAGAACAAAAATGGCAGTATCATCCGGAACTTGATAGTGTATACCTGCATGAATTATACGGCGAAGAATGGACGTATGCGTACGAAATGTTCCAGACATTTCGCGATGAAGTGCTGCCCGAGTACACTCATTTAACCCCATTGGTCCAGCAACAGAACTGGGAATCATTAGCTAGAGAAGCACATAAGCTTAATCCTCCCCTGGCTATGGTAGGCCTTACAAGCTTACAGAAGTACTTAAAATCCATTGAAGTTCAATTAACTCACGACAACAACCCTGAGGGCATACCTGAAAAAATTAACTTTTTTCAAACAGAATTAAGCCGTATGGCTATTATATTAGCCGAGGAAGTAAACAGGCTTGCCTTTAAAACCGCTGCCCAATGA